The DNA window CATGGCAGAACACAGGAAGCCGTCCGTGCCTGCGCAGGGATCCGCTTCCCTCCGTTCGGACGCCCGCCGCAACCGCGCTCTGGTCCTTCAAGCGGCCCGATCCGCCTTCGAGGAAGCCGGGTTGGGGGTGCCGCTCGGCGAGATCGCGCGCCGTGCCGGCGTCGGCACGGGCACCGTCTACCGTCATTTCCCTTCCAAGACAGCCCTGTTCAGGGCGACTGTCGCGGACCGGGTGGGTCTTTTCACCGACACGGCACGGGAGTTGGCGCATTCGGACGACCCCGGCGGGGTGTTCTACCGCTACCTGTCCGCGGTCATACGGCTGACTGTGCGGAACAAGGGGCTGTGCGACGCGCTGGAGGGGCTGGGGAGTCGTTTCGACCCCTCGCCCGGCGTCGAAACGGACTTCCGGGAGGCGCTCGCCGTCCTGCTGCAGCGCGCCCAACAGGCCGATGCCGTACGGAAGGACGTGACCATCGACGACCTGATGGCCCTGCTCATGGGCTGTCTGTCGATGGAGCAACGGCGCGGCCCGGGGGTCGCGCCGGGGAGGATGACCGCGCTGGCGTGCGACAGCCTCCGCCCGGGGCGCAACGTAACGAAACTCCCGCCCAATCCCCGGGTTTCGCGTAACGAAACCCGGTGCACCGTGTGCGACGGGCCGGTGCCGTCCGCCCGTACGGGCCGGCCCGCCCGTTACTGCGGTGCGGCCTGCCGGCAGAAGGCGCACCGGGAGCGGGCCCGCGCCCGTACGGCCCCCGGCGGTCCGGGGGCGGCAGGCGATTCAGAGGTGGTACTTGAAGCCGAGGTGTGAGGCCTCGAAGCCCAGCCGCTCGTAGAAGCGGTGGGCGTCCACGCGCGTGGCGTCCGAGGTGAGCTGGGCCATCCGGCATCCCGCGCGGCGCGCGGCGTCGAGGGCCCACTCGACGAGCAGGCTGCCCAGACCGCTGCCGCGCGCATCACCGTGCACGCGGACGCCCTCGATGAGCCCGCGTGTCATGCCGGCGCGGGACAGTCCCGGTATGACGGTGAGCTGGAGCGTGCCGACGACGCGGCCGTCGTGCACGGCGACCACCAGCTGCTGATGCGGGTCGGCGTCCACGCGGTCGAAGGCCGTGCGGTACGGGGCGAGGTCGCCGGGGGCCTCGCGCCCCGCCCCGATGGGGTCGTCGGCGAGCAGCGCCACGATGGCGGGCACGTCGCCGGTGGTGGCGGGACGGATCTCGATGTCGCGGAGGTCGATGCCGGTGTTACGGATCTCTACGTCGCTCATGACCCGGACCCTACGGCGGGGGCCGGATTCTGTTGCGCAACAGATCTGTTGTGAGGCTTACGAGGCCGGAGATCTGGGGCGAGGCTTACGGGACCGGAGATCTGGGGCGAGGCTTACGGGACCGAAGATCTGTTGTGAGGCTTACGAGACCGGCGCGAGCGACTCCACGGCCGTGACGAGCGGGGCCAGTTCCTCGCGCTTGGAGGCCTCCCGGAGGGCCTCGCGCAGCGCGGTGTCGTTCGTCGGCCGGGCCTCTCCGAGGAGGGCCAGGCCCGCCTCCGTGACGTCGGTGTAGATGCCGCGACGGTCGGTGAGGCAGAGGTAGCGGGTCAGCAGGCCGCGGTCCTCCAGGCGGTTGACCAGGCGCGTCGTCGCGCTCTGGCTGAGCACGACCGCCTCGGCGACCTCGTTCATGCGCAGGTGGCCGCCCTCGCCGCTGTGCTGCCGGCTGAGCACGTCGAGCACGGAGAACTCGCGCACGCTCAGGCCGTGCGCCGCCTGCAGCGCCCGCTCGATGTGCGCCTCGATCCGGCCGTGCAGGGCGGACAGTGCGCACCAGCCCTGTGCCAGGCCGAGCAGAGCGGGGTCCGGGGTGCGGGACATGAGGCCCTCCTTCTGACCGCACATGCGTGTCGTCACGGACCAGGATATCTCTGCATCGCAATAGCCCGCGCTTGCAAGTATCCGCGTATGCAATTATTGTCTACGCCGGTAAGGGTCGATCGCAATGATGCCCGGCGGGCTCTCCCCGCCCCCGATCTCTCCCCCTCCCTCCCCTCCTTGAAGGACCCTCGTCATGCCCCTCGCACTGCTGGCGCTCGCCATCGGCGCCTTCGGTATCGGCACCACCGAATTCGTCACCTCGGGCCTGCTCCCGGAGGTCGCGGACGAGTTCGGCGTCTCCATCCCGACCGCCGGTTACCTGACCACCGGCTACGCGCTGGGCGTCGTGATCGGCGCCCCGATCCTGGCCGTCCTCGGCAGCCGGGTGCCGCGCAAGAAGATGCTCATGGCCCTGATGGGCCTGTTCGTCGCCGGCAACGTGCTCTCGGCGGTCGCCCCCGCCTTCGGGGTGATGCTGGCCGGACGGATCGTCGCCTCGTTCGCGCACGGCGCGTTCTTCGGCATCGGCGCGATCGTGGCCGCAGGCCTGGTCGCCCCGCAGAAGAAGGCGGCCGCGATCTCGATGATGTTCACTGGGCTGACGGTGGCCAACGTGGTGGGCGTGCCGATGGGCACGATGATCGGCCAGAGCGCCGGCTGGCGCGTCACGTTCTTCCTCATCGCCGGCCTGGGCGTGCTCGCCGTCCTCGGCATCGCCGCGCTCGTACCGCACCAGCCCCGCCCCGAGCAGACCCGGATCAGCGGTGAGCTGGCCGCCTTCCGCAACCCCCAGGTCCTGCTCGCCATGGCGATGACGGTCCTCGGCTTCGGCGGCGTCTTCACCATGACCACCTACTTCACGCCGATGATGACCGACGCCGCGGGCTTCGCCTCCTCGTCCGTCACCTGGCTGCTCGTCCTGTTCGGCCTCGGCATGGTGGCGGGCAACCTCGTCGGTGGCCGGTTCGCCGACCGTGCGCTGATGCCCATGCTGCTCACGGCCCTGGTCGGCCTTGCGATCGCCCTCGCCCTGCTGCCGCTCGCCACGCACGACAAGATCGCCACGGCGGTCGTCGTCCCGCTGATCGGCGCCCTGGGCTTCGCCACCGTCCCGCCGCTGCAGAAGCGCGTCCTCGACCAGACCGCGGACGCACCCACCCTCGCCTCCGCCGTCAACATCGGCGCCTTCAACCTGGGCAACGCGATCGCGGCCTGGCTCGGCGGCCTCGTCATCTCCGCCGGCTTCGGCTACACGGCGCCCAACTGGGTCGGTGCGGCGATGGCCGCCTCCGCCCTCGCCCTGGCCCTCCTCTCGGCAGCACTGGAGCGGCGTACGGGCGCCCGGGGCGCGGCGGGTGCGCCGAGCGCGCGGGGCGGGCGCATCGTGGCGCGGCCGGAGCGCGCCGCGACCGCGACCGGGGAACGCGCCGCCCGGGAAGCGGCGACGACGCGGAACTGAGCAGCGCGGCCACCGCGGTGGTAGGTAGCACGGCCCGCGCCGGTGCAGCGCCATAACGCGCTGCACGCCCGCCCCAGCAGCACCACAAAGCACAGCCGCACAACCACCCCAGCAGCACCTGCACCACCACGACACACGGCACACAGCACCACCACGCATATCCAGGAGTTCCCATGACCGCCCCCATCACCGCCACCACCCCCGTCCTCCCCCTCACCACGGACGACGCCGACGCGCTCCTCGCCGCCGCCCGTCGCGCTGC is part of the Streptomyces roseifaciens genome and encodes:
- a CDS encoding TetR/AcrR family transcriptional regulator — its product is MPLGEIARRAGVGTGTVYRHFPSKTALFRATVADRVGLFTDTARELAHSDDPGGVFYRYLSAVIRLTVRNKGLCDALEGLGSRFDPSPGVETDFREALAVLLQRAQQADAVRKDVTIDDLMALLMGCLSMEQRRGPGVAPGRMTALACDSLRPGRNVTKLPPNPRVSRNETRCTVCDGPVPSARTGRPARYCGAACRQKAHRERARARTAPGGPGAAGDSEVVLEAEV
- a CDS encoding MFS transporter, producing MPLALLALAIGAFGIGTTEFVTSGLLPEVADEFGVSIPTAGYLTTGYALGVVIGAPILAVLGSRVPRKKMLMALMGLFVAGNVLSAVAPAFGVMLAGRIVASFAHGAFFGIGAIVAAGLVAPQKKAAAISMMFTGLTVANVVGVPMGTMIGQSAGWRVTFFLIAGLGVLAVLGIAALVPHQPRPEQTRISGELAAFRNPQVLLAMAMTVLGFGGVFTMTTYFTPMMTDAAGFASSSVTWLLVLFGLGMVAGNLVGGRFADRALMPMLLTALVGLAIALALLPLATHDKIATAVVVPLIGALGFATVPPLQKRVLDQTADAPTLASAVNIGAFNLGNAIAAWLGGLVISAGFGYTAPNWVGAAMAASALALALLSAALERRTGARGAAGAPSARGGRIVARPERAATATGERAAREAATTRN
- a CDS encoding MarR family winged helix-turn-helix transcriptional regulator, producing MSRTPDPALLGLAQGWCALSALHGRIEAHIERALQAAHGLSVREFSVLDVLSRQHSGEGGHLRMNEVAEAVVLSQSATTRLVNRLEDRGLLTRYLCLTDRRGIYTDVTEAGLALLGEARPTNDTALREALREASKREELAPLVTAVESLAPVS
- a CDS encoding GNAT family N-acetyltransferase, whose protein sequence is MSDVEIRNTGIDLRDIEIRPATTGDVPAIVALLADDPIGAGREAPGDLAPYRTAFDRVDADPHQQLVVAVHDGRVVGTLQLTVIPGLSRAGMTRGLIEGVRVHGDARGSGLGSLLVEWALDAARRAGCRMAQLTSDATRVDAHRFYERLGFEASHLGFKYHL